In Mytilus edulis chromosome 13, xbMytEdul2.2, whole genome shotgun sequence, a single window of DNA contains:
- the LOC139499922 gene encoding pneumococcal serine-rich repeat protein-like: MSCGEEECWALVYKIATGGNGSAYDLFMSNDSLNINDEEAMSLHCSTNTSRKHFKSDIINNWSSIGVDQVRLSVYVSGIEQVFLLFNGSETNKTNWFNKSRLINSSYSDLNEQNIVSFFSVDGTNGNSSDYDNVDYYRNSFYIRNESTGNCYTADNGWLLVGDEQENCSYERNIKEKPFVLFSNPPSISKALNHTLADSLAIFIKFSSKAHCLSPFVMNCVNDNSECITNLEQTSTDLAETSSTNLAETSSTNLTETSPTNLTETSSTNLAETSSTNLAETSSTNLAETSSTNLAETSSTNLAETSSTNLDETSSTNLAEKQSTNLAETSSTNLTETSSTNLAETSSTNLAETPSTNLAETPSTNLAEKQSTNLAETSSTHLAETSSTNLDETSPSTNLAETSPTNLAETSSTNLAETSSTNLAETPSTNLAETPSTNLAETSSTNLAETSLTNLAETSSTNLAETSSTNLAETPSTNLAETSSTNHVQTSTNPAQTSSTNLAQKSTKPTQTSSTNPAQTLSTNPAHTSSTNPAQTSFTNPAQTSSTNSAQTSSTNPAHTSSNNLAETSSTNIVQTSTKPTQTSSTNPEQTSSTNLAQTSSTNSAQTSSTNSAHTSSTKPAQASFTNPVRKSSTKRVQTSSSKRVQTSSTKRVQRSSTNSAQTSLTNSAQTSSTSSAQTSSTNPSQTSSTNPAQTVSTKHVQTSSTNPAHPSSTNPAQASSTNPVRTSSTNPVRTSSTNRVQTSSTKRVHTSSTKRVQRSSTNPAQRSSTNPAQRSSTNRVQTSSTNPAKTTSTNPAQTSSTNPAHTSSTNPTHTSSTNPTHTSSTKPAHTSSTNPAQTSTTKPAQTSSTNPAQTSSTNPAQTSSTNPAQTSSTKPAHTSSTNPAQTSTTNSAQRSSTNSAHTLAINPAKTSSTNHAQTSSTKPAQTSSTNSVQTSLTNRLQTSSTNRVQTTSKYPTQTSSLNRGQTSSTSTTIKSEDLQSKIDRIKMELTVERKSTQKHRRSLTSAPDERTSSKIMGIIGGTVIISVIGSIVLLDCATCNIGRKVKTKKSATK; this comes from the exons ATGTCATGTGGTGAAGAGGAATGCTGGGCTCTTGTCTACAAAATAGCAACTGGAG GAAATGGTAGTGCGTACGATTTGTTCATGTCTAACGATTCATTAAATATTAATGACGAAGAAGCCATGTCATTACACTGCTCTACAAACACATCGAGGAAACACTTTAAGTCGGATATCATCAATAACTGGTCCTCAATAGGAGTAGATCAG GTTAGATTGTCAGTGTATGTAAGTGGTATTGAACAGGTATTTCTTTTGTTCAATGGAAGTGAGACAAACAAAACGAACTGGTTTAATAAGAGTCGGCTCATTAATAGTAGCTACAGTGACCTGAATGAGCAAAacatcgtttcttttttttctgtggACGG AACAAATGGAAATTCTTCGGACTATGATAATGTCGACTACTATAGAAACAGTTTTTACATAAGAAATGAATCAACTGGTAATTGTTACACAGCTGATAATGGTTGGTTACTTGTTGGAGATGAACAAGAAAACTGCAGTTATGAGAGAAACATAAAAGAAAAGCCCTTCGTTCTATTCAGCAATCCTCCGTCCATTTCTAAAG CATTGAACCATACATTGGCGGACAGTTTGGCAATATTTATAAAGT TTTCAAGTAAAGCCCATTGTTTGAGCCCATTTGTCATGAACTGTGTTAACGATAATTCGGAATGTATAACTAACCTTGAACAGACGTCAACCGACCTTGCTGAGACATCATCAACCAACCTTGCTGAGACATCATCAACAAACCTTACTGAAACATCACCAACAAACCTTACTGAGACATCATCAACAAACCTTGCTGAGACATCATCAACAAACCTTGCTGAGACATCATCAACAAACCTTGCTGAGACATCATCAACAAACCTTGCTGAGACATCATCAACCAACCTTGCTGAGACATCATCAACCAACCTTGATGAGACATCATCAACAAACCTTGCTGAGAAACAATCAACAAACCTTGCTGAGACATCATCAACAAACCTTACTGAGACATCATCAACAAATCTTGCTGAGACATCATCAACAAACCTTGCTGAGACACCATCAACAAACCTTGCTGAGACACCATCAACAAACCTTGCTGAGAAACAATCAACAAACCTTGCTGAGACATCATCAACACACCTTGCTGAGACATCATCAACCAACCTTGATGAGACATCACCATCAACAAACCTTGCTGAAACATCACCAACAAACCTTGCTGAGACATCATCAACAAATCTTGCTGAGACATCATCAACAAACCTTGCTGAGACACCATCAACAAACCTTGCTGAGACACCATCAACAAACCTTGCTGAAACATCATCAACAAACCTTGCTGAGACATCATTAACAAACCTTGCTGAGACATCATCAACAAACCTTGCTGAGACATCATCAACAAACCTTGCTGAGACACCATCAACAAACCTTGCTGAGACATCATCAACAAACCATGTGCAAACATCTACAAACCCTGCACAGACATCATCAACAAACCTtgcacagaaatcaacaaaaccTACACAGACATCATCTACAAACCCTGCCCAGACTTTATCAACAAACCCTGCGCATACATCATCGACAAACCCTGCACAGACATCATTTACGAACCCTGCACAGACATCATCAACAAACTCTGCACAGACATCATCAACAAACCCTGCACATACTTCATCAAACAACCTTGCAGAGACATCTTCAACAAACATTGTACAGACATCAACAAAACCTACACAGACATCATCTACGAACCCTGAACAGACATCATCAACAAACCTTGCACAGACATCATCAACAAACTCTGCACAGACATCATCAACAAACTCTGCACATACATCATCTACAAAGCCTGCACAGGCATCATTTACAAACCCTGTGCGGAAATCATCAACAAAGCGTGTGCAGACATCATCATCAAAGCGTGTGCAGACATCATCAACAAAGCGTGTTCAGAGATCATCAACAAACTCTGCGCAAACATCATTAACAAACTCTGCGCAGACTTCATCAACAAGCTCTGCGCAGACATCATCAACAAACCCGTCACAGACATCATCTACAAACCCTGCACAGACAGTATCAACAAAACATGTGCAGACATCATCAACAAACCCTGCACATCCATCATCAACAAACCCTGCACAGGCATCATCTACAAACCCTGTGCGGACATCATCTACAAACCCTGTGCGGACATCATCAACAAACCGTGTGCAGACATCATCAACAAAGCGTGTGCATACATCATCAACAAAGCGTGTGCAGAGATCATCAACAAACCCTGCACAGAGATCATCAACAAACCCTGCACAGAGATCATCAACAAACCGAGTGCAGACATCATCAACAAACCCTGCAAAGACAACATCAACAAACCCTGCACAGACATCATCAACAAACCCTGCACATACATCATCAACAAACCCTACACATACATCATCAACAAACCCTACACATACATCATCAACAAAACCTGCACACACATCATCAACAAACCCTGCACAGACATCAACAACAAAACCTGCACAGACATCATCAACGAACCCTGCACAGACATCATCAACGAACCCTGCACAGACATCATCAACGAACCCTGCACAGACATCATCAACAAAACCTGCACACACATCATCAACAAACCCTGCACAGACATCAACAACAAACTCTGCACAGAGATCATCAACAAACTCTGCACACACATTAGCAATAAACCCTGCAAAGACATCATCTACAAACCATGCACAGACATCATCTACAAAGCCTGCGCAGACATCATCAACAAACAGTGTGCAGACATCATTAACAAACCGTTTGCAGACATCATCAACAAACCGTGTGCAGACTACCTCGAAATACCCTACACAGACATCATCTTTAAACCGTGGACAGACATCATCAACATCTACTACAATAAAAAGTGAAGATCTGCAAAGTAAAATAGACAGGATTAAAATGGAGCTGACTGTAGAGAGAAAATCCACCCAAA aGCACAGGAGATCTCTGACGAGTGCCCCGGATGAGAGAACATCATCCAAAATAATGGGAATAATTGGAGGAACTGTTATTATCTCTGTAATTGGATCAATAGTGCTACTGGACTGCGCCACCTGTAATATTGGTAGAAAAGTTAAGACAAAGAAATCCGCCACTAAGTAA
- the LOC139500461 gene encoding uncharacterized protein translates to MGNGTLNMDNSAAQSLITPIKQHFKSDIINYWDSLQIDQVRVSVYKNGTERAFFLFNGVGSSKTNWFTKNRLLNTSYTDLDQSTTANYFSINGHTAYVGNLQTQFFRRFFINAKYSGCCCDKGWLFVSDIYSYGDCDWEHLYLPQKPFIIFSPHSTRSQYSNDRNDILADTLAIFVKLDSYECPVVQSSPVQLNENTYCYLPQNSGSVPETTTKIAVEQTTMAESVLQDKVAKLKQELTVTPKSTKKYLRSIVSAPDERYSSRALGVLGGVIISVVVSLVVFLDIIGCLSRDTQ, encoded by the exons ATGGGAAATGGAACGCTTAATATGGACAATAGTGCAGCACAATCTCTAATAACACCAATCAAACAACATTTCAAATCAGACATTATAAATTACTGGGATTCACTTCAGATAGACCAG GTGAGAGTCTCCGTATACAAGAACGGTACCGAAAGAGCATTTTTCCTGTTCAACGGAGTAGGGAGCAGTAAGACAAACTGGTTCACTAAAAACAGACTACTTAATACTAGCTACACTGACCTTGACCAATCAACAACAGCCAACTATTTCAGTATCAACGG GCATACGGCGTATGTAGGCAACTTACAGACCCAATTTTTCCGTCGATTCTTCATCAATGCTAAGTATAGTGGATGTTGCTGTGATAAAGGCTGGTTGTTTGTATCAGATATATATAGCTACGGGGATTGTGACTGGGAACACTTATACCTACCACAGAAACCATTTATTATCTTCAGTCCACATTCTACAAGAAGTCAATATTCAAATG ACAGAAATGATATTCTGGCAGACACCTTGGCAATATTTGTAAAAC TTGATTCCTATGAATGTCCCGTGGTACAATCATCACCAGTACAACTAAATGAAAATACCTACTGCTATTTACCTCAGAACAGCGGTTCTGTACCAGAAACTACAACCAAAATTGCTGTTGAGCAGACTACAATGGCCGAAAGTGTTCTCCAAGATAAAGTAGCTAAGCTTAAGCAAGAACTAACAGTTACACCAAAAAGTACAAAAA AGTATTTGAGATCGATAGTGAGTGCTCCTGACGAAAGGTACTCATCCAGAGCCTTAGGTGTACTTGGTGGAGTTATTATTTCTGTTGTGGTTTCATTAGTTGTGTTTCTAGACATCATCGGATGTTTGTCCAGAGATACTCAATGA